In Devosia sp. 1566, a single genomic region encodes these proteins:
- a CDS encoding ParA family protein: MAPRILTLANQKGGVGKTTTAINLATALAAIGERVLIVDLDPQGNASTGLGIARNEREISAYDLLVGEATVVESAVLTSVPNVAIVPSTMDLLGVELTIAAQADRAFKLRNAFKALGDLKINDQAISYVLIDCPPSLNLLTINSLVAADAVLVPLQCEFFALEGLSQLLQTIEQIRSTLNPRLSIQGVVMTMFDRRNNLSEQVLHDVRSEMGELVYDTVIPRNVRLSEAPSYGKPALLYDLKCAGSQAYLRLATEVIRRERQLNAA, translated from the coding sequence TTGGCACCCCGTATTCTCACATTGGCGAACCAGAAAGGCGGCGTGGGTAAAACTACAACCGCCATCAACCTGGCTACCGCTCTCGCTGCCATTGGCGAACGCGTGCTGATCGTGGACCTCGATCCACAGGGCAATGCTTCCACCGGTCTTGGTATCGCCCGCAACGAACGCGAGATTTCCGCCTACGACCTGCTGGTCGGCGAAGCGACCGTGGTCGAGTCAGCTGTTTTGACCAGCGTTCCCAATGTGGCGATCGTTCCATCCACCATGGACTTGCTGGGCGTCGAGCTGACCATTGCCGCGCAGGCAGACCGCGCCTTCAAGCTGCGCAACGCGTTCAAAGCTCTGGGTGACCTGAAGATCAATGACCAGGCGATCAGCTATGTGCTGATTGACTGCCCGCCCTCGCTGAACCTCTTGACCATCAATTCGCTGGTGGCCGCCGACGCTGTACTGGTGCCGCTGCAATGCGAGTTCTTTGCGCTTGAGGGTTTGAGCCAGCTGCTGCAGACCATCGAGCAGATCCGCTCGACGCTCAATCCGCGCCTCTCGATCCAAGGCGTGGTGATGACGATGTTCGATCGCCGCAACAATTTGTCCGAGCAGGTGCTGCATGATGTGCGCAGCGAAATGGGCGAACTGGTTTATGACACCGTGATCCCGCGCAATGTGCGCCTGAGTGAAGCGCCATCGTATGGTAAACCCGCCTTGCTCTATGATCTGAAATGTGCGGGCAGCCAGGCCTATCTGCGGTTGGCCACTGAAGTTATTCGGCGCGAGCGCCAACTCAACGCGGCTTAG
- the rsmG gene encoding 16S rRNA (guanine(527)-N(7))-methyltransferase RsmG — MPKSSIERYTQYFSRSRAEVEADLQTYEGLLRRWQAVQNLVSRETLDQVWTRHFADSLQTLALVRAEDRNFLDLGSGGGLPALPMAIALKETPAQFTLVEPTGRKVSFLRTVARELGLAVTVIPKRSNEIDSRETAIPDVITSRALAALPQLCGMMQPFFGPHTRALLHKGREYGEEISESRALWAFDVVVAQSDTDPHGVLLELTGLRSR; from the coding sequence GTGCCTAAGAGTAGTATAGAGCGCTACACTCAGTATTTCTCTCGTAGTCGGGCCGAAGTAGAGGCCGATCTGCAAACTTATGAGGGCCTGTTGCGGCGCTGGCAGGCGGTGCAAAATCTGGTTTCACGTGAAACACTGGACCAGGTCTGGACGCGCCACTTCGCCGATAGTTTGCAAACTCTAGCTCTCGTTCGGGCGGAAGACCGCAACTTTCTCGATCTCGGCAGCGGCGGCGGGCTGCCAGCTTTGCCAATGGCAATCGCCCTGAAGGAGACCCCGGCGCAGTTCACTCTGGTTGAGCCCACAGGCCGCAAGGTAAGCTTCCTGCGCACCGTCGCGCGTGAGCTTGGCCTGGCAGTCACCGTGATTCCCAAGCGCAGCAACGAGATTGATTCACGTGAAACAGCGATTCCCGACGTGATCACTTCACGCGCTTTGGCGGCACTACCGCAGCTCTGCGGCATGATGCAGCCGTTTTTCGGCCCGCACACCCGTGCACTGCTACACAAAGGCCGCGAATATGGTGAAGAGATCAGCGAATCGCGTGCTTTATGGGCATTCGACGTGGTAGTAGCGCAAAGCGACACTGATCCGCATGGCGTGCTGCTTGAACTCACTGGACTGAGATCTCGCTAG